A single Sphingopyxis chilensis DNA region contains:
- the rapZ gene encoding RNase adapter RapZ has protein sequence MSENAESRLLLVTGLSGAGKSTVLKVLEDLGWEVVDNLPLALLETLIDAPVKRGEAGRPLAIGIDSRSRGFRPALLVRRIKELRESGRRDIQTLFLDCAGAELERRFSETRRRHPMAEDRPAADGIAREREMMEPLRRWAEHVVDTTNYSSNDLQQEIRQRFGDAEEGEPVLNVMSFGFARGLPRNADLVFDMRYLRNPHWDPKLKPGTGLDADVAAYVIADPAYEDSVSQIERLILTLLPRYRAEGKSYVTIAFGCTGGRHRSVHVAARVARRLRESGYEPTLTHRNLDSAPQDGLEGKPPPASPASGGNI, from the coding sequence ATGAGCGAGAACGCCGAATCGCGCTTGCTGCTGGTGACCGGCCTGTCGGGCGCGGGCAAGTCGACCGTGCTCAAGGTGCTCGAGGATCTGGGTTGGGAAGTCGTCGACAACCTCCCCCTCGCGCTGCTCGAAACGCTGATCGACGCGCCCGTCAAGCGCGGCGAGGCGGGGCGCCCGCTCGCGATCGGCATCGACAGCCGGAGCCGCGGCTTCCGTCCCGCGCTGCTCGTGCGGCGGATCAAGGAATTGCGCGAGAGCGGCCGCCGCGACATCCAGACTTTGTTCCTCGACTGCGCGGGCGCCGAGCTCGAACGCCGCTTTTCCGAAACGCGGCGCCGCCACCCGATGGCCGAGGACCGCCCCGCCGCCGACGGGATCGCGCGCGAGCGCGAGATGATGGAGCCGCTCCGCCGCTGGGCCGAGCATGTCGTCGACACGACCAACTACAGCAGCAACGACCTGCAACAGGAAATCCGCCAGCGCTTCGGCGACGCGGAAGAAGGCGAGCCGGTGCTCAACGTCATGAGCTTCGGCTTTGCGCGCGGCCTGCCCCGCAACGCCGACCTGGTGTTCGACATGCGCTACCTGCGCAACCCGCATTGGGATCCGAAGCTCAAGCCCGGCACCGGACTCGATGCCGATGTTGCCGCCTATGTGATCGCCGACCCCGCCTATGAGGACAGCGTATCGCAGATCGAGCGGCTGATCCTGACGCTGCTGCCGCGCTACCGCGCCGAGGGCAAAAGCTATGTCACCATTGCCTTTGGCTGCACCGGCGGGCGCCACCGCTCGGTCCATGTCGCGGCGCGTGTTGCCCGAAGGCTACGCGAGTCCGGATATGAGCCAACGCTGACCCACCGCAATCTTGACTCCGCCCCGCAAGATGGGCTTGAGGGCAAGCCCCCGCCCGCTTCTCCCGCATCCGGCGGCAACATATAA
- a CDS encoding PTS sugar transporter subunit IIA has product MPNDKALPLLGMVLVTHGRLAEEMVRAMEHVVGPQRAIATVCIGPNDNMEMRRKEIADAIRNVDEGRGVVILTDLFGGTPSNLAISLLESGRTEVIAGVNLPMLIRLESARKTMELRAAVIAAKEAGQKYISVASEMLGVGP; this is encoded by the coding sequence ATGCCGAACGATAAGGCTCTGCCGCTCCTGGGAATGGTGCTCGTCACCCACGGCCGTCTCGCCGAGGAAATGGTGCGCGCGATGGAGCATGTCGTCGGTCCGCAGCGCGCCATCGCCACCGTGTGCATCGGCCCCAACGACAATATGGAGATGCGGCGCAAGGAAATCGCCGATGCGATTCGCAACGTCGATGAGGGCCGCGGCGTCGTGATACTGACCGACCTGTTCGGCGGCACGCCCTCGAACCTCGCGATCAGCCTGCTCGAATCGGGTCGCACCGAAGTGATCGCGGGCGTCAACCTGCCGATGCTGATCCGCCTCGAAAGCGCGCGCAAGACGATGGAATTGCGCGCCGCGGTGATCGCGGCGAAAGAAGCCGGCCAGAAATATATTTCGGTCGCGTCGGAAATGCTGGGAGTGGGACCATGA
- a CDS encoding HPr family phosphocarrier protein — translation MSEISETVEITNQRGLHARASAKFVTFVSRLPESVSVEVEKGGSRVNGTSIMGLMMLGAAKGDSITIHTRGDGADAALLKLVGLVKDSFGED, via the coding sequence ATGAGCGAGATTTCCGAAACCGTCGAAATCACCAACCAGCGCGGCCTGCATGCGCGCGCGAGCGCCAAATTCGTGACCTTTGTCAGCCGCCTGCCCGAAAGCGTGTCGGTCGAGGTCGAAAAGGGCGGCAGCCGCGTCAACGGCACGTCGATCATGGGGCTGATGATGCTCGGCGCCGCGAAGGGCGATTCGATCACCATCCATACCAGGGGCGACGGCGCCGACGCCGCGCTGCTGAAGCTGGTCGGGCTCGTCAAGGACAGCTTCGGCGAGGATTGA
- a CDS encoding TrmH family RNA methyltransferase, whose product MASGRRSQIESLSNPLVKRMRLLREKRHRRAEGLFLAEGLRIATEAREAGVLPRWLFLGPDGDAHPLAKALAADTMAAGGEVVDTSPAILSKLSGKDNPQTVVGIYAEPETTLADLDRDAAPIWLVAERLRDPGNLGTMLRTGDAVGAGGLILLDDSTDPYAVEAVRASMGAIFTQKLVVARWEEFLPWLRQGPGQLVATWLGEDTQDYQSVRYAAPTFILTGNESQGLPSEYAAAADVRVKMPMLGKADSLNAAVATAVMAYEVLNQRRR is encoded by the coding sequence ATGGCGAGCGGTCGCCGTTCCCAAATCGAAAGCCTGTCGAACCCGCTGGTCAAGCGGATGCGGCTGCTGCGCGAGAAGCGCCATCGCCGCGCCGAGGGCCTGTTCCTCGCCGAAGGACTGCGCATCGCCACAGAGGCGCGCGAGGCGGGCGTGCTGCCGCGCTGGCTGTTCCTCGGCCCCGATGGCGACGCGCATCCGCTTGCGAAGGCGCTCGCTGCCGATACGATGGCGGCGGGCGGCGAGGTGGTCGATACGTCGCCGGCGATCCTCTCCAAATTGTCGGGCAAGGATAATCCGCAGACGGTTGTCGGCATCTACGCCGAACCCGAAACGACCCTCGCCGATCTCGACCGCGATGCCGCGCCGATCTGGCTGGTCGCCGAGCGGCTGCGCGATCCGGGCAATCTCGGCACGATGCTGCGCACCGGCGACGCGGTCGGCGCGGGCGGGCTGATTCTGCTCGATGACAGCACCGACCCCTATGCGGTCGAGGCGGTGCGCGCGAGCATGGGCGCGATCTTCACGCAGAAGCTGGTGGTCGCGCGCTGGGAAGAATTCCTCCCCTGGCTCCGCCAAGGCCCCGGCCAGCTCGTCGCGACCTGGCTCGGCGAGGATACGCAGGACTATCAGTCGGTGCGCTATGCCGCGCCGACCTTCATCCTCACCGGCAATGAATCACAGGGCCTGCCGTCCGAATATGCCGCGGCGGCCGACGTCCGCGTCAAGATGCCGATGCTGGGCAAGGCCGACAGCCTCAACGCCGCGGTCGCGACCGCGGTGATGGCCTATGAGGTGCTGAACCAGCGGAGGCGGTAG
- a CDS encoding META domain-containing protein, producing the protein MTMKKGRSMIRFLPLVVLVALAACAPAAETPPQGPGAQPAAYMALGTEPGWTLEITPSRLNYDGDYGETKIMAPNPGARAVTNGEHYVTDRLKVEVMRGECSDGMSDRRYADTVTVTADGKTVKGCGGGILPPTELAGTNWTFVSIGGAPVAADRPTALTFEAERLSGSAGCNRFSGGYSVADRTLTAGSLMATRMACPGAGMTQESAFFALMRGPVSLAFPTDGTLILTGIDGQTAVLKRVI; encoded by the coding sequence ATGACGATGAAGAAAGGCCGTTCGATGATCCGCTTTCTGCCCTTGGTTGTGCTTGTCGCCCTCGCCGCCTGCGCACCCGCCGCCGAAACGCCGCCGCAAGGCCCCGGCGCGCAACCTGCTGCCTATATGGCGCTTGGCACCGAGCCCGGCTGGACGCTCGAGATCACGCCGTCGCGGCTCAATTACGACGGCGACTATGGCGAGACCAAGATCATGGCCCCCAACCCCGGCGCACGCGCCGTCACGAACGGCGAACATTATGTGACCGATCGGCTGAAGGTCGAAGTCATGCGCGGCGAATGCAGCGACGGGATGAGCGATCGCCGTTACGCCGACACGGTGACGGTGACCGCCGACGGCAAGACGGTGAAAGGATGCGGCGGCGGGATATTGCCGCCGACCGAGCTCGCGGGGACCAACTGGACCTTCGTGTCGATCGGCGGGGCGCCCGTCGCCGCCGATCGCCCGACCGCGCTCACCTTCGAAGCCGAGCGGCTGAGCGGCAGCGCGGGCTGCAACCGCTTTTCGGGCGGCTATTCGGTCGCCGACCGCACGCTGACCGCAGGGTCGCTGATGGCGACCAGGATGGCGTGCCCCGGCGCGGGCATGACGCAGGAAAGCGCCTTCTTCGCGCTGATGCGCGGCCCCGTGAGCCTGGCCTTCCCGACCGATGGGACGCTGATCCTGACGGGGATCGACGGGCAGACCGCCGTGCTGAAGCGGGTGATATAA
- a CDS encoding DNA recombination protein RmuC: MDGSSLVVALVALAIGALIGWLFAGRQSGGLKAERDGLAERFRSAVTDLAAEAEARKAADIQLAALLSEQKARDAAHDAQIAQLKDAQAALTAQFREVGQVMLDGAQKAFLERAEQRFKQSEETAGQKLSALLNPVHERLQKYEEAVGKVEAERRDAFGLLHGQIAAMREGTERVSSEAAKLVNALRNAPKARGRWGEQQLKNVLESCGLSEHADFQTEVSVTDGDGGRLRPDVVVKVPGGQSLVIDAKVSLNAYQDAFGAVDENEKVAHLAAHAAAMRAHVNTLGAKSYWNQFEDTPDFVVMFVPGEHFLAAALDQDHELWDYAFERKVLLATPTNLIAIARTVAAVWRQEKLAGQAREIAALGKELYARMSVMGSHIARVGKNLDQATGAYNAFVGSFESQVLTQAKRFEALDIETGGKEIPALPVAEQAARPLAKLAPAAPAAVNDGE; the protein is encoded by the coding sequence ATGGATGGAAGCTCGCTCGTCGTCGCCCTTGTTGCCCTCGCCATCGGCGCGCTGATCGGCTGGCTTTTCGCCGGTCGGCAGTCGGGCGGGCTGAAGGCCGAGCGCGATGGCCTCGCCGAGCGGTTCAGGAGCGCGGTCACCGACCTCGCGGCCGAGGCCGAGGCGCGCAAGGCGGCCGATATCCAGCTCGCCGCGCTCCTCAGCGAACAGAAGGCGCGCGATGCGGCGCATGACGCGCAGATCGCGCAGCTCAAGGACGCGCAGGCCGCGCTCACCGCACAATTCCGCGAGGTCGGGCAGGTGATGCTCGACGGCGCGCAAAAGGCGTTCCTCGAACGCGCGGAGCAGCGCTTCAAGCAGAGCGAAGAGACAGCGGGGCAAAAGCTTTCTGCGCTGCTCAATCCGGTCCACGAGCGATTGCAAAAATATGAGGAAGCGGTCGGCAAGGTCGAGGCCGAGCGCCGCGATGCCTTCGGCCTGCTCCACGGCCAGATCGCCGCGATGCGCGAGGGGACCGAGCGCGTGTCGAGCGAGGCGGCGAAGCTCGTCAATGCGCTGCGCAACGCGCCCAAGGCGCGCGGGCGCTGGGGCGAACAGCAGCTTAAAAATGTCCTCGAAAGCTGCGGATTGTCCGAACATGCCGATTTTCAGACAGAGGTGAGCGTGACCGACGGCGACGGCGGGCGGCTGCGTCCCGACGTCGTCGTGAAGGTGCCGGGCGGACAGAGTCTCGTCATCGATGCGAAAGTGTCGCTCAACGCCTATCAGGATGCGTTCGGCGCGGTCGACGAAAACGAGAAGGTCGCGCATCTCGCCGCGCATGCCGCGGCGATGCGCGCGCACGTCAACACGCTCGGCGCCAAAAGCTATTGGAACCAGTTCGAGGACACGCCCGACTTCGTGGTGATGTTCGTCCCCGGCGAGCATTTCCTCGCCGCCGCGCTCGATCAGGATCATGAGCTTTGGGACTATGCGTTCGAGCGCAAGGTGTTGCTCGCGACCCCGACGAACCTGATCGCGATCGCGCGCACGGTCGCGGCGGTGTGGCGGCAGGAAAAGCTCGCGGGGCAGGCGCGCGAGATCGCGGCGCTGGGCAAGGAGCTTTATGCGCGTATGTCGGTGATGGGCTCGCACATCGCGCGCGTCGGCAAGAATCTCGATCAGGCGACGGGCGCCTATAACGCCTTCGTCGGCAGCTTCGAATCGCAGGTGTTGACGCAGGCCAAGCGTTTCGAGGCGCTCGATATCGAGACCGGCGGCAAGGAAATTCCCGCGCTTCCCGTCGCCGAACAGGCGGCGCGCCCGCTCGCGAAGCTGGCTCCGGCGGCGCCCGCGGCGGTGAACGACGGCGAATAG
- a CDS encoding vgr related protein, which produces MPRPSRPLTPGEIALARTVFGDAIAYDRVRVNHHKWIFFQPRHIVMAPMGSLHFNPHGELYCDDFSAASQRLQGLFIHEMTHVWQAQTRGRWYLVLMRHPFATYSYSLKPGWLLERYGLEQQAEIVRHYWLLTRGMVVGGAPGVEAYRAILPASWRAAR; this is translated from the coding sequence ATGCCGCGTCCGTCGCGCCCCCTGACCCCCGGCGAAATCGCGCTCGCCCGGACGGTATTCGGCGATGCGATCGCCTATGACCGGGTGCGGGTGAACCACCATAAGTGGATATTCTTCCAGCCGCGCCACATCGTCATGGCGCCGATGGGCAGCCTGCATTTCAACCCGCATGGCGAGCTTTATTGCGACGATTTCAGCGCCGCGTCGCAGCGACTGCAGGGCCTGTTCATCCACGAAATGACGCATGTGTGGCAGGCGCAGACGCGCGGCCGCTGGTATCTCGTGCTGATGCGCCATCCGTTCGCGACCTACAGCTACAGCCTGAAACCCGGCTGGCTGCTCGAACGCTATGGGCTGGAGCAGCAAGCCGAGATCGTGCGTCATTACTGGCTGCTGACGCGGGGCATGGTCGTCGGCGGCGCGCCGGGGGTCGAGGCGTATCGGGCGATATTGCCGGCTTCGTGGCGCGCGGCGCGATAG
- a CDS encoding copper chaperone PCu(A)C: MKPFASSLFGAALAAAALSLTGCGENLGAGQPLNVVSGHIVMGATPDRPAVGYFRVEGGPRDVELVAVTSDLAQRVEMHESVRENNVTTMKPLLRAPVPAKGELVFKQGGKHLMIWGINGAAVRAGKLPMAFVFTNNNNERILFDMVIKPAEGGAEAAGHGAMDHGTEKAAPGTKK, encoded by the coding sequence ATGAAACCCTTCGCCTCGAGTCTCTTTGGCGCCGCCCTTGCCGCCGCCGCGCTCAGCCTGACCGGCTGCGGCGAAAATCTGGGTGCGGGGCAGCCGCTCAATGTGGTCAGCGGCCATATCGTGATGGGAGCGACGCCCGACCGGCCCGCGGTCGGCTATTTCCGCGTCGAGGGCGGCCCGCGCGACGTCGAGCTGGTCGCGGTGACCAGCGACCTCGCGCAGCGCGTCGAGATGCACGAGTCGGTGCGCGAGAACAATGTCACGACGATGAAGCCGCTTCTGCGCGCTCCGGTCCCCGCCAAGGGCGAGCTGGTGTTCAAGCAGGGCGGCAAGCATCTGATGATATGGGGCATCAACGGCGCCGCGGTGCGCGCGGGCAAGCTGCCGATGGCGTTCGTCTTCACCAACAACAACAATGAACGCATCCTTTTCGACATGGTGATCAAGCCGGCGGAAGGCGGCGCTGAAGCGGCCGGTCATGGCGCGATGGACCATGGCACCGAAAAGGCGGCACCAGGCACGAAGAAATAA
- the dnaK gene encoding molecular chaperone DnaK, with the protein MAKVIGIDLGTTNSCVAVMEGGKPKVIENVEGTRTTPSIVAFAKDGERLIGQPAKRQAVTNPENTIFAVKRLIGRRFDDPMTKKDMELVPYTIVKGSNGDAWVKAGGEDYSPSQISAFILQKMKETAESYLGETVTQAVITVPAYFNDAQRQATKDAGKIAGLEVLRIINEPTAAALAYGLDKTENKTIAVYDLGGGTFDISILEVGDGVFEVKSTNGDTFLGGEDFDSKIVEYLADGFKKDEGIDLRSDKLALQRLKEAAEKAKIELSSAATTEVNLPFITADANGPKHLVKTITRSDLERLVEELVKRTLEPCKKAIKDAGVSASEIDEVVLVGGMTRMPRVREVVKDFFGKEPHTGVNPDEVVAIGAAIQAGVLQGDVKDVLLLDVTPLSLGIETLGGIMTKMIDRNTTIPTKKSQVYSTADDNQSAVTIRVFQGEREMAQDNKILGQFDLVGIPPAPRGVPQIEVTFDIDANGIVSVHAKDKGTGKEQQIKIQASGGLSDADIDQMVKDAEQFAEEDKTRREAAEAKNNAESLIHSTERQIAEHGDKVDAALKSEIEAAIAEAKTAVEGGDAAAMTEKAGALAQVAMKLGQAIYEKEQQSAASPGADEADTAKTDEDVVDAEFSEVEDDKK; encoded by the coding sequence ATGGCCAAAGTGATCGGGATCGACCTCGGCACCACGAACAGCTGTGTCGCGGTGATGGAAGGCGGAAAACCCAAGGTTATCGAAAATGTCGAAGGCACGCGCACGACCCCGTCGATCGTCGCCTTTGCAAAGGATGGCGAGCGCCTGATCGGCCAGCCGGCGAAGCGCCAGGCCGTCACCAACCCCGAAAACACGATCTTTGCGGTGAAGCGCCTGATCGGCCGCCGCTTCGACGATCCCATGACCAAGAAGGACATGGAACTCGTCCCCTACACCATCGTCAAGGGCAGCAACGGCGACGCGTGGGTCAAGGCGGGCGGCGAGGATTATTCGCCGTCGCAGATCAGCGCCTTCATCCTGCAGAAGATGAAGGAAACCGCCGAGAGCTACCTGGGCGAAACCGTGACGCAGGCGGTGATCACCGTTCCCGCCTACTTCAACGACGCGCAGCGCCAGGCGACCAAGGACGCCGGCAAGATCGCGGGCCTCGAAGTGCTGCGCATCATCAACGAGCCGACCGCGGCCGCGCTCGCCTATGGCCTCGACAAGACCGAGAACAAGACGATCGCCGTCTATGACCTTGGCGGCGGTACTTTCGACATCTCGATCCTCGAGGTGGGCGACGGCGTGTTCGAGGTGAAGTCGACCAACGGCGACACCTTCCTCGGCGGCGAGGATTTCGACAGCAAGATCGTCGAATATCTCGCCGACGGCTTCAAGAAGGACGAAGGCATCGACCTGCGCAGCGACAAGCTCGCGCTCCAGCGGCTGAAGGAAGCCGCCGAAAAGGCGAAGATCGAGCTGTCGTCGGCCGCGACGACCGAGGTCAACCTGCCCTTCATCACCGCCGACGCCAACGGACCGAAGCACCTCGTCAAGACGATCACCCGCTCGGACCTCGAACGCCTTGTCGAAGAGCTGGTCAAGCGTACGCTTGAACCGTGCAAGAAGGCGATCAAGGACGCCGGCGTCTCGGCGAGCGAAATCGACGAAGTCGTGCTGGTCGGCGGCATGACGCGCATGCCGCGCGTGCGCGAGGTCGTGAAGGATTTCTTCGGCAAGGAACCGCACACCGGCGTGAACCCCGACGAAGTCGTCGCGATCGGCGCCGCGATCCAGGCGGGCGTGCTGCAGGGCGACGTCAAGGACGTGCTGCTGCTCGACGTGACCCCGCTCTCGCTGGGCATCGAGACGCTGGGCGGCATCATGACCAAGATGATCGACCGCAACACGACGATCCCGACCAAGAAGTCGCAGGTCTATTCGACCGCTGACGACAATCAGTCGGCGGTGACGATCCGCGTGTTCCAGGGCGAGCGCGAAATGGCGCAGGACAACAAGATCCTCGGCCAGTTCGACCTGGTCGGCATCCCGCCGGCGCCGCGCGGCGTGCCGCAGATCGAGGTGACCTTCGACATCGACGCCAACGGCATCGTGTCGGTCCACGCCAAGGACAAGGGCACCGGCAAGGAACAGCAGATCAAGATCCAGGCCTCGGGCGGCCTCAGCGACGCGGACATCGACCAGATGGTCAAGGACGCCGAGCAGTTCGCCGAAGAGGACAAGACGCGCCGCGAGGCGGCCGAGGCGAAGAACAACGCCGAAAGCCTGATCCACTCGACCGAACGCCAGATCGCCGAACATGGCGACAAGGTCGATGCGGCGCTGAAGTCCGAGATCGAAGCCGCGATCGCCGAAGCCAAGACCGCGGTCGAAGGCGGCGACGCCGCCGCGATGACCGAAAAGGCCGGCGCGCTCGCGCAGGTCGCGATGAAGCTCGGCCAGGCGATCTACGAGAAGGAGCAGCAGTCGGCCGCGTCCCCCGGCGCCGACGAAGCCGATACGGCGAAGACCGACGAAGATGTCGTCGATGCCGAATTCTCGGAAGTCGAAGACGACAAGAAGTAA
- the dnaJ gene encoding molecular chaperone DnaJ: MSLDIDYYELLEVERTADDAALKASYRKLAMKYHPDKNPGCGDSEARFKAISEAYDCLKDPQKRAAYDRFGKAGVNGGAGGFGGGNGADFGDIGDIFESIFGSAFGGGRQQRGPARGADLRYDMEIRLEDAFTGVTREIQVDVAARCETCDGSGAKPGTHTNRCSTCAGHGKVRAQQGFFMVERTCPTCQGAGEVIADPCNSCHGEGRVDRRKTLTVNIPAGVDDGTRIRLSGEGESGARGAAPGDLYIFLHMARHKVFEREGTTLFTRAPISFTTAALGGEIGIPGLDGRMHDIAIPAGIQSGKQLRQRGAGMPVLNGRGHGDLVVQIDVETPTRLSARQKELLCEFRETETGEECPASQGFFGRIKEMWDDLTD; the protein is encoded by the coding sequence ATGTCACTCGACATCGATTATTACGAACTGCTGGAAGTCGAACGCACCGCCGACGATGCGGCGCTGAAGGCGAGCTATCGCAAGCTCGCGATGAAATATCACCCCGACAAGAATCCGGGGTGCGGCGACAGCGAAGCGCGCTTCAAGGCGATCAGCGAAGCCTATGACTGCCTGAAGGACCCCCAGAAGCGCGCCGCTTACGACCGCTTCGGCAAGGCGGGCGTCAACGGCGGCGCGGGCGGCTTCGGCGGCGGCAATGGCGCCGACTTCGGCGACATCGGCGATATTTTCGAATCGATCTTCGGCTCGGCCTTTGGTGGCGGCCGCCAGCAGCGCGGCCCCGCGCGCGGCGCCGACCTGCGCTACGACATGGAAATCCGGCTCGAGGACGCCTTCACCGGCGTGACGCGCGAGATCCAGGTCGACGTCGCGGCGCGCTGCGAAACGTGCGACGGATCGGGCGCGAAGCCCGGCACCCATACCAACCGCTGCTCGACCTGCGCCGGCCACGGCAAGGTGCGCGCGCAGCAGGGATTCTTCATGGTCGAGCGTACCTGCCCGACCTGTCAGGGCGCGGGCGAGGTCATCGCCGACCCGTGCAATTCATGCCACGGCGAAGGCCGCGTCGATCGCCGCAAGACGCTGACCGTCAACATCCCCGCCGGGGTCGACGATGGCACGCGCATCCGCCTGTCGGGCGAAGGCGAAAGCGGCGCGCGCGGCGCGGCGCCGGGCGACCTCTACATCTTCCTCCACATGGCGCGGCACAAGGTGTTCGAGCGCGAGGGCACGACGCTTTTCACGCGCGCGCCGATCAGCTTCACCACCGCGGCGCTTGGCGGCGAGATCGGCATCCCCGGCCTCGACGGCCGGATGCACGACATCGCCATCCCCGCCGGGATCCAGTCGGGCAAGCAGCTGCGCCAGCGCGGCGCCGGCATGCCGGTATTGAACGGCCGCGGGCACGGCGACCTCGTCGTCCAGATCGACGTCGAGACACCGACCCGGCTGTCCGCACGGCAGAAGGAATTGCTCTGCGAATTCCGCGAGACCGAGACGGGCGAGGAATGCCCCGCGAGCCAGGGCTTTTTCGGCCGCATCAAGGAAATGTGGGACGATCTGACCGATTGA